A DNA window from Gemmatimonadota bacterium contains the following coding sequences:
- a CDS encoding GWxTD domain-containing protein has translation MLDREEPLERQGHIGAYSGRFDTSDLPQGVYTLEIEVDDRAVRNRAKAKSEFHITWQFLLPLSTARNFREITEQLRYIAKNDELDTLKKYRDAPAGEQKVALETFWKRRDPTPGTDRNEHMITYYRRIAYANENFDDGLRKGWRSDQGRVYIVYGPPDEVERHTWDRSYSHPYQVWHYNNISRSFVFVDFDGYGRYQLYRVY, from the coding sequence ATGCTGGACCGGGAGGAACCCCTGGAACGGCAGGGCCATATCGGCGCGTACAGCGGCCGGTTCGATACCAGCGACCTGCCCCAGGGGGTGTACACCCTCGAAATCGAAGTCGATGACCGCGCCGTTCGAAACCGGGCGAAGGCCAAATCGGAATTCCACATCACCTGGCAGTTCCTGCTGCCCCTGTCGACGGCCAGGAACTTCAGGGAGATCACCGAGCAGTTGAGGTATATCGCCAAGAACGACGAGTTGGATACGCTGAAGAAGTACAGGGACGCGCCCGCGGGAGAACAGAAAGTCGCCCTGGAGACGTTCTGGAAACGCCGGGACCCCACGCCGGGAACGGACCGGAACGAACACATGATCACCTATTACAGGCGGATCGCGTACGCGAACGAAAACTTCGACGACGGACTCCGGAAAGGCTGGCGCAGCGACCAGGGCCGGGTCTATATCGTCTACGGTCCGCCGGACGAGGTGGAGCGGCACACCTGGGACCGGTCCTACTCCCATCCGTACCAGGTATGGCACTACAACAACATAAGCCGTAGTTTCGTCTTCGTCGACTTCGACGGCTATGGCAGGTATCAGCTCTATCGGGTTTATTGA